One Glycine max cultivar Williams 82 chromosome 3, Glycine_max_v4.0, whole genome shotgun sequence DNA window includes the following coding sequences:
- the LOC100305984 gene encoding Monothiol glutaredoxin-S9-like has translation MDKVTRLASEKGVVIFTKSSCCLCYAVNILFQELGVNPVVHEIDHDPEGREMEKALLRQGCTAPVPAVFIGGKLMGSTNEIMSLHLSGSLTQMLKPYQALS, from the coding sequence ATGGACAAGGTGACGAGGTTGGCTTCTGAAAAGGGTGTGGTGATTTTCACAAAGAGCTCTTGTTGCCTCTGCTATGCAGTCAACATTCTGTTTCAAGAACTTGGTGTGAATCCTGTGGTTCATGAGATTGATCATGACCCTGAAGGCAGAGAAATGGAGAAAGCTCTATTGAGGCAAGGCTGCACTGCTCCAGTTCCAGCTGTATTCATAGGAGGGAAGCTAATGGGATCCACCAATGAAATCATGTCCCTCCACCTAAGTGGTTCACTCACTCAGATGCTGAAACCTTACCAGGCTTTGTCTTga
- the LOC100819447 gene encoding glutaredoxin-C11, with amino-acid sequence MDRVKDLASKKAAVIFTKSSCCMCHSIKQLFYELGASPAVHELDNDSYGKEMEWALRGMGCNPSVPAVFIGGKFVGSSKDVISLHVDGSLKQLLMDAKAIWF; translated from the coding sequence atgGATAGAGTTAAGGACTTGGCATCAAAGAAGGCTGCTGTTATATTTACCAAGAGTTCATGTTGCATGTGTCACAGCATAAAGCAACTTTTCTATGAGCTTGGAGCAAGCCCAGCAGTTCATGAGCTTGACAATGATTCCTATGGGAAGGAAATGGAGTGGGCTTTGAGGGGTATGGGCTGTAACCCTTCAGTCCCAGCAGTGTTCATTGGTGGAAAATTTGTGGGCTCATCCAAAGATGTCATATCCCTTCATGTTGATGGCTCTCTCAAACAATTGCTCATGGATGCAAAAGCCATCTGGTTTTAG
- the LOC100818909 gene encoding membrane-anchored ubiquitin-fold protein 3, producing MAKGEGRIELKFRIYDGTDIAHSTYSSSTTVGTLKQKLVAEWPQGKPVTPMSVSDLKLIHAGKVLENNKTLADSRITFGDIPGDVVTMHVVVQPRVTKKKTEKNKENNQKMNSCSCTIL from the exons ATGGCTAAAGGCGAGGGACGTATTGAGCTTAAATTCCGCATATATGATGGAACTGATATAGCACATAGTACATATTCTTCATCTACCACAGTTGGTACCCTTAAGCAAAAGCTAGTTGCTGAGTGGCCTCAAG GCAAACCAGTTACACCAATGTCTGTAAGTGACCTAAAACTTATACATGCTGGTAAAGTTTTGGAAAACAACAAAACTCTTGCTGATTCCAGAATAACGTTTGGTGACATCCCTGGGGATGTTGTTACAATGCATGTTGTAGTACAACCTCGAGTAACTAAAAAGAAAACAG AGAAGAATAAGGAGAACAATCAAAAGATGAATTCATGCTCATGCACTATACTTTAG